The DNA segment AGCGTTCAGCATTTTTTCAAGGAAGTGAAGACCCGCTATCAGACGACCGTGTTCAACGAAAGGTTTTTGAACAAAACCGACGTGTTCCAGGCACTCAAGCAGAACGCGGCTTGTCTGAAATATTTGCCGGAATCGTATCTGTTCCGGGGATTCGACATGCTCAAGTCCATGACGGCCAAATACCCGGTCGTCTTTTTAAAGCCGGTTACGGGCAGCTTGGGCAAAGGCATTATACGCATATCCCGATGCGGGAACGGATATTGCTGCGATACGACGATGGCCGGCGGCGTCCGGCGGCAAACATTCGCGACGCTGAACGGCCTGTTCAAGTCGATCTCGGCCCGTCTGAAGGCGCAGCGGCATCAGATTCAGCAAGGCCTGCAACTGATCAAAATAGGCGACCGGCCGATCGACTTCCGGGCGCTCGTGCAGAGAGGATCGAAGGGCGATTGGGTGATCACCTCAACGGTAGCCCGCATTGCCGGGAACCGGCACTTCGTATCCAACATCGCGAGAGGAGGCACGATCGCCCGTGTCGAGGAGACGCTGACGAGATCGAACTTGCCCAGCTCCGCGCTGAACACAACCCGGACCCAACTGCGCCGGGCCGCGCTGGATATCGCCGAAGGCATCGAAGCCCAGGTGGGCGGCCACTACGCCGAACTGGGCGTCGATCTCGCCGTGGATGTCAGCGGCAAGGTCTGGCTGCTGGAGGTTAATTCCAAGCCGTCGAAAAACGACGCCTCCCCGGCCGCCAACGTCAAAATCCGTCCTTCGGTCAAGCAGACGCTCCGGTATGCGCGCTACCTGGCCGGATTATAAGACTACGCACGGGTGGAGGCACATGAGATGAGTCACTTGCATCAACTGGAGAAACAGCGCGCGGGAGCCGGCACGGCCGGAAGCGTAGCCGGATTGTTGGCCGGGCACGACGCCGTGCGGGCAAGCTCGGCGTCGGGAACGAGGCGGACGCTCGGCATTCTCGTCTGCGAGACGCCGGGGGAACCGCCGTTTCCCGAGCGCGCGTTTTACCGCAATCTTAGCGAAATGGCTCCCGCGCTCGGTCTCGAGGTCGCGGTGTTTTCGCCGCACTCGATCGACTGGCGCAAGCGGGAGGTGCTGGCTTACCGGTGGTCGCCCGGAACAGGCGGTTGGACGGCGGAACGCCGCAGGCTTCCGTCCGTCCTGTACGACCGCTGCTTCTTCGGCAATCGGGAG comes from the Paenibacillus thermoaerophilus genome and includes:
- a CDS encoding YheC/YheD family protein, which encodes MSRVKLTVHVSPDSGESSGSTVAIGDKAIKQLKIPAGSPITLRFGAFRQSVTAVGGGPADGLRLSAMLAHRMGLHTGAKLSAGYRQGSRTLAIGPLVGVLVSKVYPGSADGQLFGSITSFCRELTIAAALSGAHVFFFTPNEVNSGQTITGWSYRGGWRKSEYPVPDVVYNRLTTRKLESKSSVQHFFKEVKTRYQTTVFNERFLNKTDVFQALKQNAACLKYLPESYLFRGFDMLKSMTAKYPVVFLKPVTGSLGKGIIRISRCGNGYCCDTTMAGGVRRQTFATLNGLFKSISARLKAQRHQIQQGLQLIKIGDRPIDFRALVQRGSKGDWVITSTVARIAGNRHFVSNIARGGTIARVEETLTRSNLPSSALNTTRTQLRRAALDIAEGIEAQVGGHYAELGVDLAVDVSGKVWLLEVNSKPSKNDASPAANVKIRPSVKQTLRYARYLAGL